Within the Nocardioides aurantiacus genome, the region CACCTCGAGGCCGGCGCGCCGCGCCGCGAGGCCGACCGAGGTGCCCAGCAGGCCGGCGCCGACCACGTGCACGGGGCCGCCGACCGCGGCCACGAGCGACCGGCGGGTCGCGTCGTCCAGCTCGGGCGCCTCACTCATCCGGGACCGCGCGCACCCGGGCCAGGTCGCGTCGGAGCGCCGCGGCGCCGTGGAGGTAGACGTGGGTCACCTCGTCGCGCTGCAGCTGGGTCTCGACGTGCGCCATCAGCCGGACCACGCGGGGCATCGAGCCCTCGATCTCGAGCTCGCGGGCGCAGATCAGCGGCACGTCGTCGAAGCCGAGCTGGCGGGCGGCGTACGCCGGGAACTCGCTGTTCAGGTCGGAGGTCGCGGTGAAGATGATGCTGATGTAGTCGTGGACCTCGAGGCCGTTGACCTCGGTCACGGTGCGCACCAGCTCGGCGACCCGGTCGAGCATGTGCTCGCGGGTGTCGGTGTCCAGCTGGGTGGCTCCCCGCACGGCACGGACGTGCACGGCTCCTCCTGAGGGTCCTGGTCGCGTTCTGGGTGGGCGTCGCTGCGCGCGGCGAGCCTACCGCCGTCCCGCCTCAGAGCTGCCCGGCCTCCAGCAGCGCCCCGAGCTCGTCCTCGGTCAGCTCGCGCAGCTGGCCCTGCCGCAGCCCGCGCAGCACGACCGGTCCGATCGCGGTGCGGGTCAACCTCCGCACCGGGTGGCCGACGTGGTCGAGCAGCCGTCGCACGATCCGGTTGCGGCCCTCGTGGATGACGAGCTCGACGATCGATCGCTCGGCGGTCATCGAGACCACCTTGGCGCGCGAGACCGTCACCGGCCCGTCGTCGAGCTCGACCCCGGCGAGCAGCTGGCGCACGACGGCCTTCTCGACGCGCCCGTCGACCTCGGCGACGTAGGTCTTGTCCATCTCGTACGACGGGTGGGCGAGCCGCTGGGCGAAGTCACCGTCGTTGGTCAGCAGGATCAGCCCGTCGGTGTCGGTGTCGAGGCGGCCGACGTGGAAGAGCCGCTCCGGCCGGTCCGCCACCACCTCGCCGAGCGAGCGTCGCCCCTCGGGGTCCGACATCGTCGAGACCACGCCCCGCGGCTTGTTGAGCACGAGGTAGACGTGGTCGCTGACCGGCGGCAGCCGCCTGCCGTCGACCAGGATCCGCGCCGTCCGCGGGTCGACCTTGGTGCCGAGCCGGGTGACGACCTCGCCGTCGACCTCGACCAGCCCCGCGAGCATCAGCTCCTCGCACTTGCGCCGACTGGCGACCCCCGACTGCGCCAGCAGCTTCTGCAGTCGCACCAGCCCCTCGTCGTCGGTCTCGACCTGCCTCATCGGGACACCTCGCCCTCGTCGTCGGTCGGGACCCCGTCGTCGGTCGAGCCCGTCCCGTCGTGCGATCCCGTCATGACCCCGTCCCCGGCCACCGCGGCGACCTCCTGCTCGTCCTCGAGGTCCTCCATGCCCGGCAGCAGGGGCGCCAGCTCGGGCAGCTCGGCCAGCGACTCGATCCCGATCCGCTCCAGGAAGTAGCGCGTGGTGGCGTAGAGGTGGGCCCCGGTCTCGGCGTCGTGGCCGGCCTCGGCGACCAGGCCGCGGGCCAGCAGGGTGCGCATCACGCCGTCGACGTTGACGCCGCGGATGGCCGAGACGCGGCTGCGGCTCACCGGCTGCTGGTAGGCCACCACCGCCAGGGTCTCCAGCGCGGCCTGCGTCAGCCGCGCCTGCTGGCCGTCGAGGACGAAGCGCTCGACGACCCTCGCGAAGTCCTCGCGGGTGTAGTAGCGCCAGCCGCCGGCGACCTGGCGCAGCTCGAACCCGCGACCGTCGGCGTCGTACTCCCGGGCCAGGGCGGTGAGCGCCGCGCTCACCTCGGCCACGGGGTGGCCCACCGCGCTGGCCAGCGTGGTCTCGTCCAGCGGCTGGTCGGCGACCATCAGCACCGCCTCCAGGGCGGGTCGCACCGGCGCCAGGGGGACGTCGAGCGTGTCGTCCCCCTCCGGACTTTGGTCAGTCTGCTGGGTCATGCGGCTCCTCGGGAGCGTCGGGGACGGGGGGCCCGTCGAACTCGTCGTCGATCTCGACCTCGGCGTCGTCGGCGCCGGTCCAGCGGATGCTGAGCTCCCCCAGGGGCGTGACCTGGTCGAAGGCCACGACCCCCTCGCGGAACAGCTCGAGCAGCGCCAGGAAGCGTGCCACGCGCGTCATGGTGTCGGGTGCGTCGGCGGCCAGGGCCCGGAAGGTCGTCTGCCCGCTCGCCCGGAGCCGGTCGACGACGACCACGGCCTGCTCCCGGACGCTGACGGCCGGGGCGTGGATGTGGCCGAGCCCGACCTGCTCGGGTGCGGGGGCCGGCGCCATGGCGCGGGCGGCCAGTCCGGCGAACTCCTCCAGGCCGAGCCCGATCAGCACCTCGGGCAGCAGCCGGGCGAAGCGCTCGTCGAGACCCACGGCCCGGGGGTGACGCCGCTCCTCCACCGACATCCGCTGCTCCAGCAGCGAGGCCACCTGCTTGAAGGCGCGGTACTGCAGCAGCCGTGCGAAGAGCAGGTCGCGCGCCTCCAGCAGCGCGAGGTCCTCCTCGTCCTCCACCTCGGCCTGCGGCAGCAGCCGGGCGGCCTTGAGGTCGAGCAGCGTCGAGGCGACGAGCAGGAACGACGTCGTCTGCTCCAGGTCCCAGCCCTCGCCCTCGGGGCCGGCGGCCTGGTGGGCCTTGATGTGCGCGATGAACTCGTCGGTGACCCGGGAGAGCGCCACCTCGGTGACGTCGAGCTTGTGCCGGCTGATCAGGCTGAGCAGCAGGTCGAACGGACCCTCGAAGTTGGCCAGCCGGACCGCGAACGGCCCCTGGCCAGGCTCGGACGCCGGTTCGGACGCCGGTTCGGACGCCGGTCCTGACGGGCCGCCCTCCGGCGGGTCCACGACGCCCGCGGCCTCGCTCATCGTCCCCGCAGGCGCTGCACCAGGTCGCTGTCCTCGCCACGCTCCTCGAGGTCGGCCAGCACCAGGGCGATCGCCTCGCGGACCAGGCGGCCCCGGTCGACGGCCAGGCCCTGGTGACGGCGCAACGAGAGCCGGGCGTGCTCGAGGTCGAGCAGCTCGTCGGAGGTGACGTAGACGGTCATCTTCTCGTCGTGGCGCACCCGTCCGCTCGGCTTCTTGACCGCGGCGGCCGGCTCCTCGACCGCCACCGGGGCGACCTCGACCCCCGGCTCCGGGTCGGGCACCGACGCGACGGCGCGAGCGGCCTTCTGGGCCTGCGGCCCCGTGCCCCCGGGACCCGGGCGGAACAGGTCGTCGGCCGCCGGCAGGCTCACGCGTCGGGGCACCGGACCAGCACCTCCTTGGCGAGCTGGCGGTACGCCGCGGCGCCCGGGCTGCTGGAGGCGTACGCCGTGATCGGCTCGCCCGCCACGGTGGAGTCGGAGAACTTCACGGTGCGCCGGATGACGGTGTGGAAGACGGTGTCGCCCCAGGCCTCGACCAGGCGCTCCATCACCTCGCGGCCGTGCAGGGTGCGGCCGTCGTACATCGTGCCGAGGACGCCGTCGACCTCCAGGCGCGGGTTGAGCCGCTCGCGCACCTTGTCGATGGTGGTCTTGAGCAGGGCGACGCCGCGCAGCGCGAAGTACTCGCACTCCAGCGGCACGATCACCCCGTCGGACGCGGTCAGCGCGTTGACGGTCAGCAGGCCGAGCGAGGGCTGGCAGTCGATGAGGATCACGT harbors:
- the aroH gene encoding chorismate mutase, with the translated sequence MHVRAVRGATQLDTDTREHMLDRVAELVRTVTEVNGLEVHDYISIIFTATSDLNSEFPAYAARQLGFDDVPLICARELEIEGSMPRVVRLMAHVETQLQRDEVTHVYLHGAAALRRDLARVRAVPDE
- a CDS encoding pseudouridine synthase, translated to MRQVETDDEGLVRLQKLLAQSGVASRRKCEELMLAGLVEVDGEVVTRLGTKVDPRTARILVDGRRLPPVSDHVYLVLNKPRGVVSTMSDPEGRRSLGEVVADRPERLFHVGRLDTDTDGLILLTNDGDFAQRLAHPSYEMDKTYVAEVDGRVEKAVVRQLLAGVELDDGPVTVSRAKVVSMTAERSIVELVIHEGRNRIVRRLLDHVGHPVRRLTRTAIGPVVLRGLRQGQLRELTEDELGALLEAGQL
- the scpB gene encoding SMC-Scp complex subunit ScpB, producing the protein MTQQTDQSPEGDDTLDVPLAPVRPALEAVLMVADQPLDETTLASAVGHPVAEVSAALTALAREYDADGRGFELRQVAGGWRYYTREDFARVVERFVLDGQQARLTQAALETLAVVAYQQPVSRSRVSAIRGVNVDGVMRTLLARGLVAEAGHDAETGAHLYATTRYFLERIGIESLAELPELAPLLPGMEDLEDEQEVAAVAGDGVMTGSHDGTGSTDDGVPTDDEGEVSR
- a CDS encoding segregation and condensation protein A, which produces MSEAAGVVDPPEGGPSGPASEPASEPASEPGQGPFAVRLANFEGPFDLLLSLISRHKLDVTEVALSRVTDEFIAHIKAHQAAGPEGEGWDLEQTTSFLLVASTLLDLKAARLLPQAEVEDEEDLALLEARDLLFARLLQYRAFKQVASLLEQRMSVEERRHPRAVGLDERFARLLPEVLIGLGLEEFAGLAARAMAPAPAPEQVGLGHIHAPAVSVREQAVVVVDRLRASGQTTFRALAADAPDTMTRVARFLALLELFREGVVAFDQVTPLGELSIRWTGADDAEVEIDDEFDGPPVPDAPEEPHDPAD